Proteins encoded by one window of Cryptosporangium minutisporangium:
- a CDS encoding flavin reductase family protein — translation MPVIDLAGRTPAQKQGLLSQLVVPRPIAMITTTDVDGNLNVAPFSYFMPVCGEPPTVAVTIGTVREATSEPKDTWVNVQRTGEFVINITSTALADHIETAAKEFPAGVNEAELIGWETVPSQVVAPPSLVVSPAHMECRVVDVIDRGDPTSCFSGVHIVLAEVVCIVVDDAILAGPDRIDPTKVAPVGRMGFPWFVAAAGEALFEQERIAYSV, via the coding sequence ATGCCCGTGATCGACCTGGCCGGCCGGACGCCCGCACAGAAGCAGGGTCTGCTGTCCCAGCTCGTCGTGCCGCGACCGATCGCGATGATCACGACCACCGACGTCGACGGGAACCTCAACGTCGCGCCGTTCAGTTACTTCATGCCGGTGTGCGGCGAGCCCCCGACGGTCGCCGTCACGATCGGGACGGTCCGCGAGGCGACGTCGGAGCCCAAGGACACCTGGGTCAACGTCCAGCGCACCGGCGAGTTCGTCATCAATATCACCAGCACGGCGCTCGCCGACCACATCGAGACCGCCGCCAAAGAGTTTCCGGCCGGCGTGAACGAAGCCGAGCTGATCGGGTGGGAGACCGTCCCGTCGCAAGTGGTCGCCCCACCGTCGCTCGTGGTGAGCCCTGCCCACATGGAATGCCGCGTGGTCGACGTTATCGACCGCGGCGACCCCACATCCTGCTTCTCCGGCGTCCATATCGTTCTCGCCGAGGTCGTCTGCATCGTGGTGGACGATGCCATCCTGGCCGGTCCAGATCGGATCGACCCCACTAAGGTCGCTCCGGTCGGCCGGATGGGCTTCCCCTGGTTCGTCGCAGCCGCCGGTGAGGCTCTCTTCGAACAGGAACGCATCGCTTATTCGGTCTGA
- a CDS encoding amidase — protein MTGLDAGTRAAAREFAERLHAAPIPRGTEPAAVFSAAPASPGRPMAVRDLANRLDPTLPAPAVVRERAVAPGSAVAPIGALPGVREENLQTLSGAAEALRRGEVCSAELVEAALAAADKADAELGIFLSRFADAARAAATETDRALAAGEPVGPLAGIPLGIKDLLTTQDGPTTAGSLVAPPDDRQDATAVARVRAAGGIVVGKTLTSEYGVGSPDFAKPLPVPRNPWDPARWTGGSSAGNAAGLVAGAFLGALGTDSGGSIRMPSAFCGVTGLKPTYGRVSRAGGLPMGWSTDHVGPMATTVRDCALLLEVVAGLDPADPSTSDASVPRYTDALTGDLSGVRIGVDRLDRIAGGVADPALGSVFGAALDSLGAAGADLVEVEVPLYPEIAAASIVITLSEALAYHRADFAARAADFFANTLATIGIAEAFSAADYVQAQRVRRAGQDAVSALFSDVDLVVTPTAAIAATPYDRLDQMFSSGEFFAVYAPYWNVVGNPALSVPMGFTGAGLPLGLQVVGAPFDEALVLRAGDAFERRTRWHVLRPDHLNPWGAT, from the coding sequence ATGACCGGGCTCGACGCAGGGACGCGGGCGGCGGCGCGGGAGTTCGCGGAGCGACTGCACGCCGCCCCGATCCCGCGTGGCACGGAGCCCGCGGCGGTGTTCTCCGCCGCTCCGGCGTCCCCCGGCCGTCCGATGGCGGTCCGTGACCTCGCGAATCGGCTCGATCCCACGCTGCCCGCCCCTGCGGTGGTCCGGGAACGGGCGGTGGCGCCCGGGTCGGCCGTTGCTCCGATCGGCGCGTTGCCCGGCGTCCGCGAAGAGAACCTGCAGACGCTCTCGGGCGCGGCGGAAGCGCTGCGGCGGGGCGAGGTGTGCAGCGCCGAGCTGGTGGAGGCGGCGCTGGCGGCCGCCGACAAGGCCGACGCCGAGCTCGGCATCTTCCTGTCCCGCTTCGCCGACGCCGCCCGAGCCGCCGCGACGGAGACCGATCGTGCGCTGGCGGCGGGGGAGCCGGTGGGGCCGCTCGCCGGTATCCCACTGGGGATCAAGGATCTGCTGACGACGCAGGACGGCCCCACGACGGCGGGCAGCCTGGTCGCGCCGCCCGACGACCGGCAGGACGCCACCGCGGTGGCCCGGGTGCGTGCCGCCGGCGGCATCGTGGTCGGGAAGACCCTCACGTCGGAGTACGGTGTCGGCTCTCCGGACTTCGCCAAGCCGCTACCCGTCCCGCGCAACCCCTGGGACCCTGCGCGCTGGACCGGCGGTTCGAGCGCGGGGAACGCCGCCGGGCTGGTCGCCGGTGCGTTCCTCGGCGCCCTCGGCACCGACTCCGGCGGCAGCATCCGGATGCCGTCGGCGTTCTGCGGCGTCACCGGCCTCAAACCGACGTACGGGCGGGTCTCCCGCGCCGGTGGGTTGCCGATGGGCTGGTCCACCGACCACGTCGGGCCGATGGCCACCACCGTCCGGGACTGCGCGCTCCTGCTGGAGGTCGTCGCGGGCCTCGACCCCGCCGACCCGAGCACGTCGGACGCGTCCGTCCCCCGGTACACCGACGCGCTGACCGGTGACCTCTCCGGCGTCCGCATCGGCGTCGACCGGCTGGATCGGATCGCCGGTGGGGTGGCCGATCCGGCCCTCGGGTCGGTGTTCGGGGCCGCGCTCGACTCGCTCGGGGCCGCCGGAGCCGACCTGGTCGAGGTCGAGGTGCCGCTCTATCCGGAGATCGCCGCGGCCTCGATCGTGATCACGCTGAGCGAGGCGCTCGCGTACCACCGGGCCGACTTCGCCGCCCGGGCCGCGGACTTCTTCGCGAACACGCTGGCCACGATCGGGATCGCGGAAGCGTTCAGCGCGGCCGACTACGTGCAGGCCCAGCGCGTCCGGCGGGCCGGTCAGGACGCGGTGTCGGCCCTCTTCTCCGACGTCGACCTGGTGGTGACGCCGACCGCGGCGATCGCTGCCACGCCGTACGACCGGCTCGACCAGATGTTCTCGAGTGGAGAGTTCTTCGCCGTCTACGCGCCGTACTGGAACGTGGTCGGCAACCCGGCGTTGTCGGTGCCGATGGGGTTCACCGGGGCCGGCTTGCCGCTCGGCCTGCAGGTCGTCGGTGCGCCGTTCGACGAAGCCCTGGTACTGCGCGCGGGGGACGCGTTTGAGCGCCGTACCAGGTGGCACGTTCTCCGGCCGGACCATCTCAACCCGTGGGGGGCCACATGA
- a CDS encoding BMP family ABC transporter substrate-binding protein, whose protein sequence is MRLNTRAVRVAAAAACVAVSLAACTSPSDDTAETTSSSSAGSAAGPDVNGDGKVIVGVLSPGDLNDNGYYESFVAKAEEFAKSKDWQVIKVGSVNPADALNQARNLCRQKVDLVALGAAELKDAIPASEESVCAKSSWYVPSSADIKQTPKITISRDFINEVIYATGYANGLLMKDKKIKKAGYVTGPEADFSVQAAKAFKAGIREVVPDATLVTTYTGDFNDSGKAKEAAQAQVSQGVGALYPYLGGATDEVAKFGNTKNLILSTPGTDRCDSTSPKFQVSSIFDPGEYFAAALQKFADGELKMGVAREWHLGKDTVPTVKICGGTAEQNKALETFIKDVGSGKINVDAQVAKLGA, encoded by the coding sequence ATGAGACTGAACACTCGAGCGGTACGTGTCGCGGCCGCCGCGGCATGCGTCGCAGTCTCGCTCGCGGCCTGTACCAGCCCGAGCGACGACACTGCCGAGACCACCAGCTCGTCGTCCGCGGGCTCCGCGGCCGGGCCCGACGTCAACGGCGACGGCAAGGTCATCGTCGGTGTGCTCAGCCCTGGTGACCTGAACGACAACGGCTACTACGAGAGCTTCGTGGCCAAGGCCGAGGAGTTCGCCAAGTCGAAGGACTGGCAGGTCATCAAGGTCGGCTCGGTCAACCCGGCCGACGCCCTCAACCAGGCCAGGAACCTGTGCCGCCAGAAGGTCGACCTGGTGGCCCTGGGTGCGGCCGAGCTCAAGGACGCCATCCCGGCTTCCGAGGAGTCGGTCTGCGCCAAGTCCTCGTGGTACGTGCCGTCGTCGGCGGACATCAAGCAGACGCCGAAGATCACGATCTCGCGTGACTTCATCAACGAGGTCATCTACGCGACCGGGTACGCCAACGGTCTGCTGATGAAGGACAAGAAGATCAAGAAGGCAGGGTACGTCACCGGACCGGAGGCCGACTTCTCCGTGCAGGCGGCGAAGGCGTTCAAGGCCGGGATCCGCGAGGTCGTCCCGGACGCGACGCTGGTCACCACCTACACCGGCGACTTCAACGACTCCGGCAAGGCCAAGGAGGCCGCGCAGGCCCAGGTCAGCCAGGGCGTCGGGGCGCTGTACCCGTACCTGGGTGGCGCGACCGACGAGGTCGCGAAGTTCGGCAACACCAAGAACCTCATCCTCTCGACGCCGGGCACCGACCGGTGCGACTCGACGAGCCCGAAGTTCCAGGTCTCCTCGATCTTCGACCCGGGTGAGTACTTCGCCGCGGCCCTGCAGAAGTTCGCCGACGGCGAGCTGAAGATGGGCGTCGCTCGTGAGTGGCACCTCGGCAAGGACACGGTTCCGACCGTGAAGATCTGCGGAGGCACCGCCGAGCAGAACAAGGCCCTGGAGACGTTCATCAAGGACGTCGGCAGCGGCAAGATCAACGTCGACGCGCAGGTCGCGAAGCTCGGGGCCTGA
- a CDS encoding alcohol dehydrogenase catalytic domain-containing protein: protein MRAMVQTAFGGPEVVAAQDVPRPTIAADEALIQVAACAVNRMDLLQRSGPALLPGFTLPHIGGMDVAGTVVEVGADVPDLAVGARVVIDPTLGCGDCTYCQVGDSGYCGGVTVTGGNRPGGFAEYVAVKAVQVHAVPDEAALTTAAALPSSWATAYHALFPVGRLTAGETILIQAAASAVSVAAVQLALETGARVVAVAGSEAKLDAVRALGVEHCVPLDADPVAYVRDLTDGRGAEIALDHVGPATWPVSLGALGVRGRLVFMGQTSGDQVSFGLAGAYHREIALLGSGAYTPDDFHRALKTFWSGDLSAPIAAELPLEALPQAFDVLTDRTTVGKVLVAP from the coding sequence ATGCGGGCGATGGTGCAGACCGCCTTCGGCGGCCCCGAGGTCGTGGCGGCACAGGACGTGCCGAGGCCCACGATCGCGGCGGACGAAGCACTCATCCAGGTCGCCGCGTGCGCCGTCAACCGGATGGACCTCCTGCAGCGCAGCGGACCGGCGCTGCTACCCGGCTTCACGCTGCCGCACATCGGCGGCATGGACGTCGCCGGCACCGTCGTCGAGGTCGGAGCGGACGTCCCTGACCTGGCCGTGGGAGCCCGGGTGGTCATCGATCCCACGCTGGGCTGCGGCGACTGCACGTACTGCCAGGTGGGCGACTCCGGCTACTGCGGCGGAGTGACGGTGACCGGTGGGAACCGCCCCGGCGGATTCGCCGAGTACGTGGCGGTGAAGGCCGTCCAGGTCCACGCCGTGCCCGACGAGGCCGCGCTGACCACCGCCGCGGCGTTGCCGTCGTCCTGGGCCACCGCCTACCACGCGCTGTTCCCGGTCGGCCGGCTCACCGCGGGCGAGACGATCCTGATCCAGGCCGCCGCGTCCGCGGTCAGCGTCGCGGCTGTGCAACTGGCTCTCGAGACCGGCGCGCGGGTCGTTGCGGTGGCCGGCAGTGAGGCCAAGCTGGACGCGGTGCGCGCGCTCGGCGTCGAGCACTGCGTGCCGCTCGACGCCGACCCGGTCGCCTACGTCCGTGACCTCACCGACGGCCGGGGCGCAGAGATCGCCCTGGACCACGTCGGTCCCGCCACCTGGCCGGTGTCGCTGGGCGCGCTCGGCGTCCGCGGCCGGCTGGTGTTCATGGGGCAGACCAGCGGCGATCAGGTGAGCTTCGGTCTCGCCGGTGCCTACCACCGGGAGATCGCGCTGCTCGGGTCCGGCGCCTACACCCCGGACGACTTCCACCGGGCGCTGAAGACGTTCTGGTCGGGCGACCTCTCTGCTCCGATCGCCGCGGAGCTGCCGCTCGAGGCCCTGCCGCAGGCGTTCGACGTGCTCACCGACCGGACGACGGTCGGCAAGGTCTTGGTCGCGCCATGA
- a CDS encoding amidohydrolase family protein, whose protein sequence is MSDSLLVVGGDVVTMAPGREVLTGATIAVVGGRIAALGTAEEMRLRYPGADELDATGCVVTPGMINAHQHTTADPLTRSGIPDDIDSQQAIFEWAVPLHSAHTGGDDEISAMLTAAESLRRGVTTLIEPGTVAHPLRVAAGLKRTGIRARLNGWGWDAEGLPFSAPADEVLARQEELVRALGTTDRVSAWITLLGHDLVSDALFQGAAALAERLDTRMTWHISPGQNDIPGYAQRSGNRPVVHLQKLGVLGPRLLLGHAVWLDDDEVDAILETDTAVASSPGAYLRLGQGFTRAARHVELIRRGGRVALGCDSHNAGDVPDILRAAMLFTGLSLDRGDAEPVHAHEALALATIDGARAIGLGDEIGSIEIGKAADLVVFDTTDPVWTPRGDEALQLVWGMPSHTVRDVLVDGEIVVRDQQLQLVDYDDLRQCAAENSHHLLRRTGITPFRRWPRIAAAELELAPGGPAAPGVTVEHRAAGQTGGSACP, encoded by the coding sequence ATGAGCGACAGCCTGTTGGTGGTGGGCGGCGACGTCGTCACGATGGCGCCTGGGCGCGAGGTGTTGACCGGAGCCACGATCGCGGTCGTCGGCGGCCGGATCGCGGCGCTCGGCACCGCCGAGGAGATGCGCCTGCGCTACCCGGGTGCGGACGAGCTGGACGCCACCGGCTGCGTCGTCACGCCCGGCATGATCAACGCCCACCAGCACACCACCGCCGACCCGCTCACCCGCAGCGGCATCCCGGACGACATCGACAGCCAGCAGGCGATCTTCGAGTGGGCCGTGCCGCTGCACAGCGCCCACACCGGCGGCGACGACGAGATCTCCGCGATGCTCACCGCCGCCGAGTCGCTGCGCCGGGGCGTCACGACGCTGATCGAGCCGGGTACGGTCGCGCACCCGCTCCGGGTGGCCGCGGGCCTGAAGAGGACCGGCATCCGGGCTCGGCTGAACGGCTGGGGTTGGGACGCCGAGGGGCTGCCGTTCTCCGCCCCCGCCGACGAGGTGCTGGCCCGCCAGGAAGAGCTGGTTCGTGCGCTGGGCACCACCGACCGGGTCAGCGCCTGGATCACGCTGCTCGGCCACGACCTCGTCTCGGACGCGCTGTTCCAGGGCGCCGCCGCGCTCGCCGAGCGGCTCGACACCCGGATGACCTGGCACATCTCGCCTGGGCAGAACGACATCCCTGGCTATGCGCAGCGCTCCGGCAACCGGCCCGTCGTCCACCTGCAGAAGCTCGGTGTTCTCGGCCCCCGCCTGCTGCTCGGCCACGCCGTCTGGCTGGACGACGACGAGGTCGACGCGATCCTGGAGACCGACACCGCGGTCGCGTCCAGCCCGGGTGCCTACCTGCGGCTGGGGCAGGGCTTCACCCGGGCCGCCCGGCACGTCGAGCTGATTCGCCGCGGTGGCCGGGTCGCGCTCGGCTGCGACTCGCACAACGCGGGCGACGTCCCCGACATCCTCCGGGCCGCGATGCTGTTCACCGGCCTCTCCCTCGACCGCGGTGACGCCGAGCCGGTGCACGCGCACGAGGCGCTCGCGCTCGCCACGATCGACGGCGCCCGCGCGATCGGCCTCGGCGACGAGATCGGCTCGATCGAGATCGGCAAGGCCGCCGACCTGGTCGTGTTCGACACGACCGATCCGGTCTGGACACCCCGCGGCGACGAGGCGCTCCAGCTCGTCTGGGGCATGCCGAGCCACACCGTGCGGGACGTTCTGGTGGACGGGGAGATCGTCGTCCGGGACCAGCAGTTGCAGCTCGTCGACTACGACGACCTGCGCCAGTGCGCCGCCGAGAACTCGCACCACTTGCTCCGGCGGACCGGGATCACCCCGTTCCGCCGCTGGCCGCGGATCGCCGCGGCCGAGCTCGAGCTCGCTCCGGGAGGGCCGGCCGCGCCCGGAGTAACTGTCGAGCACCGTGCCGCCGGGCAGACCGGAGGTAGCGCATGCCCGTGA
- a CDS encoding ABC transporter permease produces MTGKRSLPNIAELMRPSDRAVQVSLITVAAVAVAVLASMFLVAATGGSPGDAAEALYTGSIADTAAWSETLKAATPLLLVALGACISNRAGVFNIGQEGQLLLGAGVAAYVALHLALPGFLVMILSLLAGALAGGLWSGASAVMNYTRNVNIVVSTLLMSFLAIQLVSFAVTVPWLLQAPRASADSIASSESAQLPPEVRIPGFGEYPALEIGGGLIVSIVLTIVLGVLLARSRWGFRLNMLGLNPLAARHAGVRASWLGGSALALSGAFAGLAGAVILSGQVFRLQPALSNNFGWDGLLVALIARSRPIAAVPVALLFGALRSGSSFLASTGVPNYLVDIVQALLVLAFVVPPVLARVRSRGRAEAAAPPSEPVPAATTEPEKVTA; encoded by the coding sequence ATGACCGGTAAACGATCTCTCCCCAACATCGCCGAGCTGATGCGGCCGAGCGATCGGGCCGTGCAGGTCAGCTTGATCACGGTCGCCGCCGTCGCGGTCGCCGTGCTCGCGTCGATGTTCCTCGTCGCCGCGACCGGCGGTTCTCCGGGTGACGCCGCCGAGGCGCTCTACACCGGCAGCATCGCCGACACCGCGGCCTGGAGCGAGACGCTGAAGGCGGCCACGCCGCTGCTGCTGGTGGCGCTCGGCGCGTGCATCAGCAACCGGGCGGGCGTCTTCAACATCGGGCAGGAAGGCCAACTGCTGCTCGGCGCCGGTGTCGCCGCGTACGTAGCGCTGCACCTCGCGCTGCCGGGCTTTCTGGTCATGATCCTGAGCCTGCTGGCGGGTGCCCTGGCCGGCGGTCTCTGGTCCGGCGCGAGCGCGGTGATGAACTACACCCGCAACGTCAACATCGTGGTCAGCACGCTGCTGATGTCGTTCCTCGCGATCCAGCTGGTCAGCTTCGCGGTCACCGTGCCGTGGCTCCTGCAGGCGCCGCGGGCGAGCGCGGACAGCATCGCCTCCTCGGAGTCGGCGCAGCTGCCGCCGGAGGTGCGGATCCCGGGCTTCGGCGAGTACCCGGCCCTGGAGATCGGCGGCGGGCTGATCGTCTCGATCGTATTGACGATCGTCCTCGGCGTGCTGCTCGCCCGTAGCCGCTGGGGCTTCCGGCTCAACATGCTCGGCCTCAACCCGCTGGCGGCACGGCACGCAGGCGTCCGGGCGTCTTGGCTGGGCGGGTCCGCGCTGGCGCTCTCCGGGGCGTTCGCCGGCCTGGCCGGCGCGGTCATCCTCTCCGGTCAGGTGTTCCGGCTCCAGCCCGCGCTCTCCAACAACTTCGGGTGGGACGGCCTGCTGGTCGCGCTGATCGCGCGGAGCCGCCCGATCGCGGCGGTCCCGGTCGCCCTGCTGTTCGGTGCGCTGCGCTCCGGGTCCAGCTTCCTGGCGTCGACCGGTGTGCCGAACTACCTGGTGGACATCGTCCAGGCGCTTCTGGTGCTCGCGTTCGTCGTGCCGCCGGTGCTGGCTCGGGTGCGGTCCCGCGGGCGGGCTGAGGCCGCGGCACCGCCGTCCGAGCCGGTGCCGGCCGCCACCACCGAGCCGGAGAAGGTGACCGCGTGA
- a CDS encoding BMP family ABC transporter substrate-binding protein, with product MRLSTRTVRIAVAAVCLALIVTSCSEDSIEYADVSVAATGSSGNADINGDGKVVISVLSPGDLDDNGYYESFIAKAAAFAARQGWTIERHGDIKADNALAAAKKACAEDKPDLVAMGAAELAAAIPASKDPACGKAYWYVPAGDGITQQPQIAISKDFINEGLLAAGYANGLLMESRGYDKAGFITGPKEYGFTVGAAKAYIAGIRRVLPNADLDVAFLATFDDSKTAAAAAQKQINEGLKVIYPYLGGATDAVAELGNKHDVLLSTPGTNRCDSVAPTFDVSVIFDPGEYFAAALEDFSQGELKMGQERQWHLGKDTVPTVRLCNATDAQNALVAQFIADVGSGAINPDREVERLGTIDLES from the coding sequence ATGAGACTGTCCACCCGAACAGTGCGTATCGCGGTGGCCGCGGTCTGCCTCGCGCTCATCGTCACGTCGTGCTCGGAAGACAGCATCGAGTACGCGGACGTGTCGGTCGCCGCGACCGGCAGCTCCGGCAACGCGGACATCAACGGTGACGGCAAGGTCGTCATCTCGGTGTTGAGCCCCGGCGACCTCGACGACAACGGGTACTACGAGAGCTTCATCGCGAAGGCGGCGGCGTTCGCGGCGCGGCAGGGCTGGACGATCGAGCGGCACGGCGACATCAAGGCGGACAACGCGCTCGCGGCCGCGAAGAAGGCGTGCGCCGAGGACAAGCCCGACCTGGTCGCGATGGGCGCGGCCGAGCTCGCCGCCGCGATTCCGGCGTCCAAGGACCCGGCGTGCGGCAAGGCGTACTGGTACGTGCCGGCCGGCGACGGCATCACCCAGCAGCCGCAGATCGCGATCTCCAAGGACTTCATCAACGAGGGTCTGCTCGCGGCCGGGTACGCGAACGGCCTGCTGATGGAGTCGAGGGGCTACGACAAGGCCGGTTTCATCACCGGCCCCAAGGAGTACGGGTTCACGGTCGGTGCGGCCAAGGCGTACATCGCGGGCATCCGGCGCGTGCTCCCGAACGCCGACCTCGACGTTGCCTTCCTCGCGACCTTCGACGACAGCAAGACGGCCGCGGCGGCCGCGCAAAAGCAGATCAACGAGGGCCTCAAGGTCATCTACCCGTACCTGGGTGGTGCGACCGACGCGGTGGCCGAGCTCGGCAACAAGCACGACGTGCTGCTCTCGACGCCGGGCACCAACCGCTGCGACTCCGTCGCTCCGACGTTCGACGTGTCGGTGATCTTCGACCCGGGGGAGTACTTCGCGGCGGCGCTCGAGGACTTCTCCCAGGGCGAGCTGAAGATGGGCCAGGAGCGCCAGTGGCACCTGGGTAAGGACACGGTCCCGACCGTGCGTCTGTGCAACGCCACCGACGCCCAGAACGCCCTGGTCGCGCAGTTCATCGCGGACGTCGGTAGCGGCGCGATCAACCCGGACCGTGAGGTGGAACGGTTGGGCACGATCGACCTCGAGAGCTGA
- a CDS encoding ABC transporter ATP-binding protein, whose translation MTDDQTKSVPPEFTLEAPALELRGVTKCFGPVVACDAVDLVVRDGEIHGLLGENGAGKSTLMKVLLGLVQRDEGVVLRHGKRVEIPTPQAAVTLGLGMVHQHFSLIEPLTVWENVILGEPGRIKRDEACDQIKDVGARYGLPISPVARVEDLSAGERQRVEIIKCLRRDPEVLILDEPTSVLTMAESQELFEVLRDVVAKENRAVILISHKLAEIMAATDQVTVLRKGSVAFRCRTATTNPRELAKQMVGREVSLHSEGAALGLIAEDTTPADTQADAASPAGAAASDDAAEAGGSDSDAQPDSDAQPGANAQPGAAAKPADNPALTLDDVVVKGPDGRTLLDKFALTVAPGEILALYGVEGNGQATLGDLMSGLLEPASGTISVNGAPVPLNKVGALHKAGVGVVPEDRHRSGVVLDMSVLDNLVMTDLGRVSGRFLLRRREARKLAARLIEQFNISTPSMDTPLRNLSGGNQQRVVLARELSTDPSVLVAAQPTHGLDVGAIEDMYERLRAAAARGVAVLLITTELEEVMALASRVAVISSGRVNGVLDIHEATAERLGMLVGGEAA comes from the coding sequence ATGACCGACGACCAGACGAAGAGCGTCCCGCCCGAGTTCACGCTCGAGGCGCCCGCGCTCGAGCTACGTGGCGTGACGAAGTGCTTCGGTCCGGTCGTCGCCTGTGACGCCGTGGATCTCGTCGTCCGAGACGGCGAGATCCACGGCCTCCTGGGAGAGAACGGCGCCGGCAAGTCGACGCTCATGAAGGTGCTGCTCGGCCTGGTACAGCGGGACGAGGGTGTCGTCCTGCGCCACGGCAAGCGAGTGGAGATCCCGACGCCGCAGGCCGCGGTCACCCTCGGCCTCGGCATGGTGCACCAACACTTCAGCCTGATCGAACCGCTGACGGTCTGGGAGAACGTCATCCTGGGCGAGCCAGGGCGGATCAAGCGGGACGAGGCCTGCGACCAGATCAAGGACGTGGGGGCCCGCTACGGCCTCCCGATCTCACCGGTCGCGCGGGTCGAGGACCTGTCCGCGGGTGAGCGTCAACGGGTCGAGATCATCAAGTGCCTCCGGCGTGACCCGGAGGTCCTGATCCTCGACGAGCCCACCTCGGTGCTCACGATGGCCGAGTCGCAGGAACTGTTCGAGGTGCTCCGCGACGTCGTCGCGAAGGAGAACCGCGCGGTCATCCTGATCAGCCACAAGCTGGCCGAGATCATGGCGGCTACCGACCAGGTGACGGTTCTGCGCAAGGGTTCGGTGGCGTTCCGCTGCCGGACCGCGACCACGAACCCCCGGGAACTCGCGAAGCAGATGGTCGGCCGCGAGGTGTCCCTGCACTCCGAGGGTGCGGCGCTCGGCCTCATCGCCGAGGACACGACGCCCGCCGACACGCAGGCCGACGCCGCTTCGCCGGCCGGTGCCGCTGCGAGCGACGACGCCGCAGAGGCGGGCGGGTCCGACTCGGACGCCCAGCCCGACTCGGACGCCCAGCCCGGCGCGAACGCCCAGCCCGGCGCTGCCGCGAAGCCGGCGGACAACCCCGCCCTGACGCTCGACGACGTCGTGGTCAAGGGCCCGGACGGTCGCACGCTGCTCGACAAGTTCGCGCTCACCGTCGCTCCCGGCGAGATCCTGGCTCTGTACGGGGTCGAGGGCAACGGCCAGGCGACGCTCGGCGACCTGATGTCCGGCCTGCTCGAACCGGCGTCCGGCACGATCAGCGTCAACGGCGCCCCGGTTCCGCTGAACAAGGTCGGCGCGCTGCACAAGGCGGGCGTCGGCGTCGTTCCGGAGGACCGGCACCGCTCGGGCGTCGTCCTGGACATGTCGGTGCTCGACAACCTGGTGATGACCGACCTCGGCCGCGTGAGCGGCCGCTTCCTGCTCAGGCGCCGGGAGGCCCGGAAGCTGGCGGCCCGGCTGATCGAGCAGTTCAACATCTCGACGCCGTCCATGGACACGCCCCTGCGCAACCTGTCCGGCGGCAACCAGCAGCGGGTCGTCCTGGCCCGCGAGCTGTCCACGGATCCCAGCGTGCTCGTCGCGGCGCAGCCCACCCACGGGCTCGACGTCGGCGCGATCGAAGACATGTACGAGCGGCTGCGCGCCGCCGCCGCCCGCGGAGTCGCCGTGCTGCTGATCACCACCGAGCTGGAGGAGGTGATGGCGCTCGCGTCCCGGGTCGCCGTGATCTCGTCCGGCCGGGTGAACGGCGTGCTCGACATCCACGAGGCGACCGCCGAGCGACTCGGCATGCTGGTCGGAGGCGAGGCGGCATGA
- a CDS encoding ABC transporter permease produces MIGTDEITTIVASSLRLTAPLAFAACGEYLAERAGTQNISVEGMMLGGAFGSVAVASTTGSATTGLIAGAIVGLVVGWVHGNLSHRIQINTFVVGLVLNALVLGLTSFLIAISEFNSNQVAQLSIPGLREIPILGPLFEQRWPMYLLLLLVPLTWWLVERSRWGLNLRAIADNPQAADVTGLKVKKLRRQALLYCGVLSGLGGAYLATAEVGSFNMNMTAGRGFIVIAAVIFGAWRLKGTLIGCLVFGFADALRLALPALGFELNSQLLVAAPYLMALLAMMLFASKNREPRALGKPFVRGIT; encoded by the coding sequence GTGATCGGGACCGACGAAATCACCACGATCGTCGCCAGCTCGCTCCGGCTGACCGCGCCGCTGGCGTTCGCCGCCTGCGGTGAGTACCTGGCCGAGCGCGCAGGCACGCAGAACATCTCGGTCGAGGGCATGATGCTCGGCGGCGCGTTCGGGTCGGTGGCGGTGGCCAGCACGACCGGGAGCGCGACCACCGGGCTCATCGCCGGCGCGATCGTCGGCCTGGTCGTCGGCTGGGTCCACGGCAACCTCTCGCACCGGATCCAGATCAACACGTTCGTCGTGGGCCTGGTGCTGAACGCGCTCGTCCTCGGCCTGACCAGCTTCCTGATCGCGATCTCGGAGTTCAACAGCAACCAGGTCGCGCAGCTGAGCATTCCGGGGTTGCGGGAGATCCCGATCCTCGGCCCGCTGTTCGAGCAACGCTGGCCGATGTACCTGCTCCTGCTGCTGGTTCCGCTGACCTGGTGGTTGGTGGAGCGGAGCCGCTGGGGCCTGAACCTGCGGGCGATCGCCGACAACCCGCAGGCCGCGGACGTCACCGGGCTCAAGGTGAAAAAGCTGCGGCGGCAGGCGCTGCTGTACTGCGGCGTCCTGTCCGGGCTCGGCGGGGCCTACCTGGCCACCGCGGAGGTCGGGTCGTTCAACATGAACATGACGGCCGGGCGTGGCTTCATCGTGATCGCGGCGGTCATCTTCGGGGCCTGGCGCCTCAAGGGGACGCTCATCGGGTGCCTCGTGTTCGGGTTCGCCGACGCGCTGCGGCTGGCGCTGCCGGCACTCGGATTCGAGCTGAACTCGCAGCTGCTGGTCGCGGCGCCGTACCTGATGGCGCTGCTCGCGATGATGCTGTTCGCGAGCAAGAACCGGGAGCCGCGCGCGCTCGGCAAGCCGTTCGTCCGCGGGATCACCTGA